The Tenebrio molitor chromosome 7, icTenMoli1.1, whole genome shotgun sequence region ctaaacataaattaacagttttttAAGCTTTCGAGCAGATTCACcagcattaatttaatttgaaatgtcaaacgttACTTGTCAatgatgcggctgtcagtACAACCGGAAATaactccagttgtaccatttaaaaattaaattcaatattACTAACTCAAACAATCCTTCTTGATTAATTCTTtatcacccggtataacacGATAATTTTCCAGGTAGcaaagacatttatttatttattcaatgtCGATAAGGCttaatatgtcaaaaaatatcttccgtaaatgcaaatttaagaaataattCGTGTTGAAAATGAAGCCAGCACCCGTAGGGCCCATTATTATGCAAATTGGCGATGCACAATTACCGTATTGCACAAAGTAAAGCAAGTCAACTTGTCTGTTTACTTTATTAAATCAACAATTGCGATGAGGGTGACACGGACACACGGACTCTGGGAGGGTTAAAAACAGTCCTgggaaaatgtaaatatttgctgatgatttataaaatttttacgtCTCGCAAAAAACTTTCAATTAGCGGCGAATAAGTCCTTAAAACAGTCGAGTGTTTGCCAATTTCGAATAACACGCGaacaagttttttcgtttctgCAATTGAAACGAACTCGTACTAAATGTGCTGCACCAAGAAAATGTTATGAAATTGCGACCGCCTTCGTTAAAAAAAACCATGCTGCCATGAAAAGGCTATTTGctcacaaaaatgtaattttttctcatttatcCCTGCTCCATTCCGACCCCACATTAATGCAGTAGGTCCACACTACCTCAAACAGTGTTTTGACCCCGGACAACATGGATGCAtctgattttttatttgtgtgtTTGATGAGCACCTTGCCGGGTATGTTTACAATAATTGTTACATTTGATTCTTATCGAATCTAGAGAAAGTCTTCGCATTGCATTTCTCTGCATTTGCGCTCGTTTCCTACTAGAAAATGCACTGTGTATCTGCAGTTTTAACGAAATCTGTTTTTCAGGTCCGCCTTCGATTTCAGTCAACGACGCCATCCTTCAGCTCTACCCCATCGACAAACATAAGTGCCATAAAATTGATCCGATTAGGGACATCGCATTTCAGTTGTACACCGTGTAAGTAACcccacaaaaatattattccaTCTACAAATAGattcttcaaaatacataaACGATTCACCAAAACTTCTTAATTCCGTTAAGAAGCTTTGTCCGCcaacaaaattattgatttctggcttaatttttcttattctTACTCATCACACACATTACGTACGAATAGAAATGAATTGCAGACATACAAGAGCATTAACTTTTActtgtaatatttttatacatacattATCCGTTTTAAACCCACCTTTCATATTacataatttactttttaaaaaataacaaacattCAAGATTCCGTAACATTTAATTCGCTTTATGATTTTCAATTTCTGGCTCGCAATTTAACTGTAGTAATCCCAACAAGTTTTCTCAATTTATTGTCTTTTTACATAACATCTACATAATTGAATAATgatcttaaattatttaatacaaataaataattagattcaaccattaattttttttaattgctgtcaatgtcacctttaacctaatctcaaaattacccgttcacactgcttaaattttgcaaaatcgttgttacttgattttgaatgtgtacgcgaaagttttgaaagcaagtgtacgACTTGTTCTTAATGTGTTACGCTGAAAGGAATAGGCAATCAATAAAtgtactttgaatttttcatgAATTATGATTTGAACAACGCAGCAGCAGAATAGCACATTTAATATTTACGAAGCTGAAAAGTAAGTTTAGTACTGCTTTAAATGTAAGCTAAATTGTATTCTTTCTTAGAATCAGATCCAAAAGTTCTTTATAATTACGTTtccaaagatttttaaatAGGTACCGttgggaattaaaatttcgggcactatttttctatcacttcaacaaaatctctgtaaagcaccttctactgtcatcatgactgacattcaaaaactaaccttttctgtgtcagtcacccaatcaattttgaattttgagatttcagttagttgcactgagtgtaattaaatcatggctttgatatgttgcctacccgttattatgccacaaatcacaatttttgaatgccaaaaagacaaaaacatgacaagagtgaaaaataaggttattaacgtaaaggttgttttagagtttatatcatgacattgacaatagtgcccgaaattttaattccgcaactgtacacaAATCACTTTTccgtaacattttttgttgattagtTAGTTCTCGTTAAActttattgattttatttttgccgctttgcCGTTCCAATTTATCAACCCGGATCTAGTCTGCCTTTTACATTTGTAAACAACGACTGTATTAATTTCTACcacgcgttcaaatgaaaatctaGGTTGAATAGGTGtcgaaaaaagtaaaccatttggaacagtgtaaagtttgaatttcccgccatttgacacgaatgacatttgtttagaTTTAATCGGCACATACCTAATTgaatatgtttgtttttagggtgcacttagatatttgcttcgagaataagaATCGTTAGTTAggtatagttatttatgcaacaagtgagtaatacttttttttaagagaaggaaaatttgccgctcgagcgaagcgagtgcgcaaatccgccgagtaaaaaaaagatactttactaacgagttgcatacaaattttttttggcgcccgtaaatttagataacaattttttcgacactcaaaatttgaaaattttctcctgtgtgaacccgtggacctttaaaacgtccgttttactcgcgttttaaattggcccactcatgccaaaaaaatcccaatttacatacgaacttgttaaaaaactactaattatgaatgaaaaattttataattgcgttaaaaaatgacacgctacggcactttttttaacgcaaaatgcgtgcaaaaatgaaccgctatggcacttttttaacgtttcttgaccgattcaaaaatcacatattttatgaacgcaaaccaatgaaaaaacttgcactttttttgacggacgttaaaaaatctatttgtaattgtaattgcaaagaaagaaaaaaaaaattttttttgtttataaattttaagttaGCTACTCGTATCAACATGCactaattacaactgtcaatttacactttaaaaaagcaaaacaattgatggtttccaacgccttcccagcgcaggatttcatttgaacgcccgataccAGTGATTTATTAATCGATAATAACTGTGTTATAGactgtaaaaaaattcatttacgTCGTCCTTCATTAATTTCGGAATCgtgaaaattatgtttttaatcatctcaagataaaaagttaataacGGAAAAGATATTAACTTGTTTTATTGATTTAACAAAGCACAAAGCAGCTTACCTGTGAaacgattttattttcttcttccgCGGCAATTAGCTCACTTCTTGGCTCACTTTGGATTCGTTTAATCACTTTCACTTTTGGTACATTAAAACGCTTCGAGTATAATCACTCTGCGATTTGTATCAATTTAAAtacttaattattattaatcattatttttcataactgtGGCAACTCGGGCCTAAATAAAGACCACTCGATTTTTGTTTCAGGCACAATCCCTTAATGGCGCAAAATCTGATCATCGGAGATGATAAATTACTTTCAGAATCCTATTTCAATTTCTCACAACCGACAGTTATATACTTTCATGCTTTCTTCGAATCGTCTAATGTTGGATCTCCCGTTACCTTGAGAACAGgtaatacaattaaaaaatctctAGTGCAAGTGCTGCATTGACGTAACGCTACAGAATATGTATGTGGCTACTTTCTCTCGATATTAATTTGATTGGGGCTCAACATACATAACTAAATTGAAAATGATGTAATACTGGATTACGTTACATTTCAGCTTATTTACAAAGGGGCGGCTACAATCTGATCCTGCTGAACGCACCCCGACTCGAAGCAGGTCCTTGGTACTTGACGGCAGCGAGAAACACGCAGGTTGTGGGGGAGTACACTGCCAAACTGATCGACTATTTGGTATCGAGAGGGATGTCTTTGCCTAGTTTGCATTTGATAGGACTGAGTTTGGGCGCCCAGATGGCGGGAGTTTGTGGTCAAAGCGTCAAAAGTGGCCGTGTTGTCAGAATAACGGGGTTGGATCCGGCGGGGCCCTTGTTCAAAAAATGGCCCAAGAGTTTGAAACTGGACAGTTCGGACGCAGAGTTCGTCGACGTGATCCATTCGGATGCTGGAATTTTCGGGTATCCGACAAGCGTGGGGCACGTGGATTTTTGGCCCAATCGAGGCATCTCACCCCAACCGGGGTGCACCAAGCCAGAAGTGAAGCGGACCAATCCCGATAATATTGTGGCACTTTGTAGGTGAACTTGCTGGGTTAACACAAAGTTTACATTTTTGTTGCAGTGTTCTGCAGCCACTGGCGATCGTATCAGTTTTATGCCGAGTCAGTGTTAAACGATCAAGGGTTTGTTTCAGTACCGTGTGATTCTTGGCAAGAGTATCTGGACGGGGAATGCCGGTCGTATTATCCTGTCTCCAACATGGGTTTCAATGTTGACATTAAGTAAGACCACAGCTTTTcaagtgaatatttttctaataacGTTTTTTTAAGTGCCAAAGGAAATTATTACTTGAGGACGGCAGCACAATCGCCTTATTCGCTAGAGTGAAAAAAAGGATTTTGTATTAAAGAGTAGTGTTCCTAAATAAATCGAATCATTTTTACGAattaatgacaattacaaatcattAGTGAATGTTCGCAGGCAATTCAAAATGCGAATTAAGTAATAtgcaatatttaaatttatctgatTCGATAGTAACTGTTTAATTAGAATCTCTTTTAAACTGttaatagacaaaaaaattaccaaagCACATAAATTAAGCCGCGTACACATATTgggcgattcaaaatgattgtggccaagtatggcaactatgtacgaaaatttatgtggcaactgtgtgggtagggtaaaggtgacatttctttgacagttcataggcgtgcaattttgaaagttgtcaaatcaatgtgcaattaattaaaaaaatcaaatgcacgcttatgaaatgttatacaaatattaactctaccccattcacacagttgccacatacattttcgtacatagttgccatacttggccacaatcattttgaatcacccaatacttaCATTCACGtggttttggcataatggagATCGGGGATATTTTGCATTTAggtaatttggtagtaaagctgtctgttgaattaagttatgtttttctaagtttgaggttataaatagcgtcaatgtctagtgcattgttgtcagttttactagtttgcaatagaatcgcatcgcgggaaattcggcaacatgttcattttgataggtccgaaTGTCAgacactttagtgacggaaatcaaacagtgtgtccaaccttaaaaaaataaatcatggcctcccattatgccaaaacaacgtgaatggtGTTTATAGTGTATGGGGCTAGTTGCATGAAAGACATATCGTTCCAtgcaatttgtaaaaatctgATCTCAACGAACTATTTTCGACTTTTtatgtactattgggagcacggaaattcgggcagacttgaaatttgactgatataagatgtgaaataggctttaggtgcttgacctcattttaatatctacTATTGTCACACATCATTCTGacaaattgcattcatcaaGTTGCAAGTCCTTAGATGTGATTTTATGAAAACTGAACagtcttttattaaactttggaaatcaataactaaaatgaaaaataattgtgcacaattgtgacagtttattttgaagttcagtcaaaattaattataaaaggtgttttttttaatttggcgtcgaagtaggcgttggagagtcgattgagatcgcaccactcgtgtaaaagcgtaagatttaaacagctgatccgtgatccataacctgtatagtgcgttcacaatcgacagttcaacgcctacttcgacgccaaatttaaaaaaacacccgttatacatatatattacattgggtttttttaaatgacatataaattgctgcccgagattccatgctcccaatagtacgtTCGTTCGTCCTTATGCTTACTTAATTTCGCATACGCGTTCACATGTGTACGCAGCTTTAGGATTTAATTTGTATCATATGTAGATACATATGCACGTtggttaataatttatttgttgttaaatattattcagtcaaataatatttcagcaaactgtttaattaataactttatttttacGTCTACTTCAGTTAACGTTTTACGTGTATATGGCACAAATTAATTCGTTTTACACAACAGGATTACTGTATAATTACAAACATAAAGAGACGACTATTGTGTTTAATGCGGTAAAAGTACAATTACTGATTTCAGTAGGTACTTTTATGtttagtatttatttatttattgagaaaataaaatctataaAAGTTGAAATGTTAATAAACTTTAATATATACCTACCCACAGATCTAATGTCACCTCTACTCGTTaaaggtaaataattttttattttttttatttgacgagtAGCTCTGTCGGACGgctatttttgaagtgaaactaaTAGGTTTAGTAAAACCTTTGccaatttttttagttttcacACATACAATAGTTTCaacattgaaatttattttaagaacaaaaacaattttcagttCGTAATGAATTTTTCCCACTTGAAACAAAATAAAGCAATTTCAAgtctttattaattaaaaatatctttaaaaaatcCTGTGTGTGGCTCGacaaaaattcattgagaGGAATGAAAGGAATTTTGTACGCcacgaaataaaataaatgatctCTCCGAATAAATTCTTTTGTTATGAAACGCAATGCATAACGACGGATTTTGTAAACTTCCAGTGCTCGTAATTCACTATGATTGTATGTACTCTATAGTagcaaaatagttatttatgcaacaagtgagtaaagtaatactttttttacgagaaggaaaatttgccgctcgagcgaagcgagtgcccaaatccgccgagtaaaaaaaaagatactttataCTAAGgccaacgtaacattttatctgccccgcccatttcattttcttaattaccaatcaaataggttgttaagacgatctgatttacatagtaaaaatttctgacattcgaattgtcttaatgacattttattttttagaacctaaaacaacaattgtggacttgacagcaaaattctaaccttaacttttttacgtggcaaatgtgatgaaaagttgtacagattgcatctggctttgattctgattggtcaattttagtgggcggagcagataaaaagttataacggcaatactacagtaacgagttgcataaaaaatttttttggcgcccgtaagtttaaataacaatttttttgtaatttgcttccattttgattctctaatagacatattaacgaacgcgacgtcatcatctgggatgtccttatggccattatttcacggaacattttacgaaaatttttaggttggcaaagcttgatccgtcatgcgtgttagtttaaattacaaaatgtgcaaagaattatttatctggcaacaaattcgcgaccgtatttttggcaatttcacgtatttcagcgggcgtagatgaaagattatcttccatattcgtgttttgtgacagaatttggataaaacaaaaggcgactttgaagatttgatcaaattttcacttttaaaattaagacattaccaaccgccacaaaaatccctaaaatcgaggaaagtaaacatttttgtttaaaaacggcttaaaaagggcaaattacaaaaaatagtataaaaaactcatTTCATAAGAcgttgaagcactcattctttaaaataactcgtggctacgccactcgttttttaatcttgaattcgtgcttcaagactggtcttatgaaacttgtcttttaatatactatttcgacactcaaaatttgaaatttttctcctgtgtgaacccgtggacctttaaaatgctcgttttactcgcgttttGAATTGGTCCACtcacgccaaaaaaaaaatcccaatttacatacgaacttgttaaaaaaaactactaattatgaatgagaaattttataattgcgttaaaaaatgacacgctacggctacggcactttttttaacgcaaaatgcgtgcaaaaatgaaccgctatgGCTCTCACAGActaaactaaatttaaaaatcagttTTAGAGATCTACTGTCATAGTGCAAAATCTCTTCAATTCGACTGTGAAGTTAAACGCGGTGTTACACTCAAGTTTGCTTTAAGAGTGTTGTTAAATTATTAACGATTTGCACATCTCTAGTGGACAATGAAGTGGAATTTATGTCTCTAAATTCCCACCGCAATGAAATCTGCGTCCAAACCCTGTCAACACTCAATCCCATCGGTGTTTGTAACAGACCGGTCCAATTAGGCTGCCATGCTCCAGTCAACAGCTACTCAAAACAACGTTTTCAAAACTGTAACAACATCGATAAAAACTTACTTGATCGAACGACCGATATCCAATGTGAAACATGGTGTGTAAAAGAGGGTACGGTTTCGAAAGTACTTTGTTAGGTACAGCCGGTTCTGCCTCTTCACTTACTTccagtttttgaaataaccatTCGCTGTTGTTCTTTATGAAATGGTGTAACGTCTGAAAGAATTACACGAGATGAATTATTAACAGGAAGCAGTCTTTCTTATCTTCACTTTTAAGCTCTTTTTGCCATACGTCGTCATTAAGATGTCGCTAACAAGCACTTCAGTGATTTGCTCTGCTCCCTCAACTCTCGAAGAACCTTCACTCGAGCAATCATCAAACAACTCCATATTGTCTTTTACTTGTTCCAGAAACTCCTCTATCTGATCCGTATGCTTATTATCTTCGTCGATGCTACACAGAGATTCCGCCACCGCCAACGCTATTTCGTCGCCAGAACTGAAAGTGCCTTCGAAACTAGTCACTGAATTTTTATGGGAGGTTGGTTTCGTCGACGGAGAGACAACGGTGTCGGAGAATTTAACTTGTTTGTTGTATGATAATTCGGATTGGTGTAAAAGTTCTGAATAGAGGGCGCTGATGAGGATTTGGATTAAAGCAGAATGATTTAAAGGAGTTACATCAGCTGGGAGGATGTCTTGAATTAAGGATGCCACTCTGGGCAAAGCGCCGTCGACACAATCCCACAATTGACTGTAACACCCCAAAACGATCAACATTGCTTGGTACATGCTGGCTCCAGTCTGGACCGCGTTGATCACGGTTCTCGGAATGGTAGGCAGCAAGGGTTTGACTAAGTTTAAAATAGCTTCGTACCAAGGCGGTCTGATCTGATTCCaaaccttaaaaaatttagttaaCCCAGTTGTAGCGACACCACATTTTTGGCCTCACTTGTCGACGATCAAAACATTTCGCCCAATTACGTTCACGACTGATAGAGAAGAAAAGAGTATCAGAAAACTCATCATTATTGCCAACGTTTAAAATAACACTCGTAGCTGATGCTATCAGGTCGTAGTAATGCAATGGTGTTAAACAAGGCACTGAAGTATCGATATTTTTGCAAGTACCGTCGCTGGAACAGAGGAAAGCTCCACACGATTTGCTTTTGTAAATTGGTTGCTGCATTTCTAAAGCGAAATTTTCCAAAGACAgatccaaaattaattttactaatttgcaatttttcatcCCTAAAACCTACAGACAGTGGCCAAAAAAATCTAGTTTTAGAAGGACATAGGTATATCTTACTTTCAAGAGTAAAGCCCAGTTCGGTTGTGGTTGGGCTAAAAGAACTGTCAGTTCTAAAGATATAGCTATGGTGGATGCCAGATCTGACATTCTGAGAATATTTTTTGGATGCGATTTGAAGATGTTTGGAAGAGAGAAGATTATCCACGGCGCCGGTCCTGTGCTCTTCGATTTTAGAATTtccacattttcaattcctttACGAAATACCTAAGATCACGTTTTAACAAGAAACGTAACGTCTTcttgataaaataattacaacgtGCTAAgaaatacggtgcgat contains the following coding sequences:
- the LOC138134762 gene encoding uncharacterized protein KIAA0825 homolog isoform X1; the protein is MEVMEDGNLMDKVHILIQRDMEYYKSNQTVLQETICPGVVGGRLDFPRSASFAAMKLVLWWEEEYVAAYRKSSGFLQKSAVSDQNMDTSGGCGGIVKASDPTKFVSLINKSAEQLLEHLHVLTQEALDHADLTVLTGTIGAAALLKNCLWFYLQSINEIKGSQVELLHESYKKYQEMGEALAERLLDLHCRLLSLYILQEADSLDWENQKPFCESERGSYVIQMWWLYMQGTKEDLWNTVPPKMAQRVFSGMLNESLTILTVRYTQSCPSEARSRLLVVDISNLLLCIAQLLPSICEKAEELIGLNLTNKSKILRDIHTKCQELLNCLILRGTSLDILQKVFRKGIENVEILKSKSTGPAPWIIFSLPNIFKSHPKNILRMSDLASTIAISLELTVLLAQPQPNWALLLKVLGMKNCKLVKLILDLSLENFALEMQQPIYKSKSCGAFLCSSDGTCKNIDTSVPCLTPLHYYDLIASATSVILNVGNNDEFSDTLFFSISRERNWAKCFDRRQVWNQIRPPWYEAILNLVKPLLPTIPRTVINAVQTGASMYQAMLIVLGCYSQLWDCVDGALPRVASLIQDILPADVTPLNHSALIQILISALYSELLHQSELSYNKQVKFSDTVVSPSTKPTSHKNSVTSFEGTFSSGDEIALAVAESLCSIDEDNKHTDQIEEFLEQVKDNMELFDDCSSEGSSRVEGAEQITEVLVSDILMTTYGKKSLKTLHHFIKNNSEWLFQKLEVSEEAEPAVPNKVLSKPYPLLHTMFHIGYRSFDQLLTGAWQPNWTGLLQTPMGLSVDRVWTQISLRWEFRDINSTSLSTRDVQIVNNLTTLLKQT
- the LOC138134773 gene encoding lipase member H-B-like isoform X1, yielding MDASDFLFVCLMSTLPGPPSISVNDAILQLYPIDKHKCHKIDPIRDIAFQLYTVHNPLMAQNLIIGDDKLLSESYFNFSQPTVIYFHAFFESSNVGSPVTLRTAYLQRGGYNLILLNAPRLEAGPWYLTAARNTQVVGEYTAKLIDYLVSRGMSLPSLHLIGLSLGAQMAGVCGQSVKSGRVVRITGLDPAGPLFKKWPKSLKLDSSDAEFVDVIHSDAGIFGYPTSVGHVDFWPNRGISPQPGCTKPEVKRTNPDNIVALLFCSHWRSYQFYAESVLNDQGFVSVPCDSWQEYLDGECRSYYPVSNMGFNVDINAKGNYYLRTAAQSPYSLE
- the LOC138134762 gene encoding uncharacterized protein KIAA0825 homolog isoform X2, encoding MEVMEDGNLMDKVHILIQRDMEYYKSNQTVLQETICPGVVGGRLDFPRSASFAAMKLVLWWEEEYVAAYRKSSGFLQKSAVSDQNMDTSGGCGGIVKASDPTKFVSLINKSAEQLLDDRNKSILGLTGTKEDLWNTVPPKMAQRVFSGMLNESLTILTVRYTQSCPSEARSRLLVVDISNLLLCIAQLLPSICEKAEELIGLNLTNKSKILRDIHTKCQELLNCLILRGTSLDILQKVFRKGIENVEILKSKSTGPAPWIIFSLPNIFKSHPKNILRMSDLASTIAISLELTVLLAQPQPNWALLLKVLGMKNCKLVKLILDLSLENFALEMQQPIYKSKSCGAFLCSSDGTCKNIDTSVPCLTPLHYYDLIASATSVILNVGNNDEFSDTLFFSISRERNWAKCFDRRQVWNQIRPPWYEAILNLVKPLLPTIPRTVINAVQTGASMYQAMLIVLGCYSQLWDCVDGALPRVASLIQDILPADVTPLNHSALIQILISALYSELLHQSELSYNKQVKFSDTVVSPSTKPTSHKNSVTSFEGTFSSGDEIALAVAESLCSIDEDNKHTDQIEEFLEQVKDNMELFDDCSSEGSSRVEGAEQITEVLVSDILMTTYGKKSLKTLHHFIKNNSEWLFQKLEVSEEAEPAVPNKVLSKPYPLLHTMFHIGYRSFDQLLTGAWQPNWTGLLQTPMGLSVDRVWTQISLRWEFRDINSTSLSTRDVQIVNNLTTLLKQT
- the LOC138134773 gene encoding lipase member H-B-like isoform X2 produces the protein MAQNLIIGDDKLLSESYFNFSQPTVIYFHAFFESSNVGSPVTLRTAYLQRGGYNLILLNAPRLEAGPWYLTAARNTQVVGEYTAKLIDYLVSRGMSLPSLHLIGLSLGAQMAGVCGQSVKSGRVVRITGLDPAGPLFKKWPKSLKLDSSDAEFVDVIHSDAGIFGYPTSVGHVDFWPNRGISPQPGCTKPEVKRTNPDNIVALLFCSHWRSYQFYAESVLNDQGFVSVPCDSWQEYLDGECRSYYPVSNMGFNVDINAKGNYYLRTAAQSPYSLE